GCCGAGGCCCGCCCCCCGGTGCTCCTGGGCAAGGACGCCCTTCTGGTCGCCTCAGCCTACCAGGCCGGCGACATCAACCGCTGGACCCGGGCGGTGCATGAGCTGTGCACCGAGCTGGAGGCCCGGGTGCGGGCCGGGCAAACGGCCTGCAGCGAGCGGGCGCCCCGGCTGCTGCTCGCCGGCTCGCCGCCGCTTTTCCCCAACCTCAAGGTGCCACTCCTCCTGGAGAAGGCCGGGGCGGTCCTGGTGGGTGACGAGGCCTGCAGCTCCTGCCGGCTGCTCTACGATCGGCTGGCCTTCGACGAGGCGGCGCGCTATGACCTGCTGCCCGCGGTGGCCGACCGCTATCTCAAGCCTTGCGCCTGCCCATGCCTCACCCCGGACGGCAACCGTCTCCGCCGGCTGACCGCCCAGGCCCAGCGGCTGGCTGCCGACGGCGTCGTCTACCTGACCTTTGCCGGCTGCCATCTTTTTGCCATGGAGCAGGGGACGGTGGGCAGCACCTTCGCCGGGCTCGGCCTGCCCATGCTGGCCATCGAGACGGATTTCAGCCCCGAGGATACCGGCCAGCTCTCCACCCGGGTGGAGGCGTTCATCGAGTCCATTCGCGCCAGGAAACGGAGGCGAGCATGAACGGCTACTTCTGCGGCATCGATATCGGCTCCACCGCCATCAAGGTCGCCATCATCGACCAGGCAGGCCGGCCAGCGGCCTCGACCATTGCCCGGACCGGCGGCCACTTCGTGCGCAACGCCCGGGCAGCCCTGGAGCATACCCTGGCGGCGGGGGGCATCGAGGCCGGCCAGCTGCGCTACACGGTCGCCACCGGCTACGGCCGCAAGCTCTTTCCGGAGGCGGACGAGCGCTTAAGCGAGATCACGGCCAACGCCCTGGGCGCCACGGCCGACGATGGCGCCGGATTGGGGGTGCGCACG
This region of Thermodesulfobacteriota bacterium genomic DNA includes:
- a CDS encoding 2-hydroxyacyl-CoA dehydratase family protein, with the protein product MNDERLARLRHTTGMRLAMEESATLAAIEGDFAGNPQGMGYFYDLFRQGRSLLAGAEPLVGTTCIQVPEELIYAVGARPLRLCSGASAHEQVGAELLPAKACPLVKATCGRLALLAPEERQRLALVAVPTTCDQKRKTGELLAADGWPVHSLAVPPASDTEEAHAYWYASIGRLLQRLEEATGNRASVRSLQAAIAKVEAARGAFRRLHALAEARPPVLLGKDALLVASAYQAGDINRWTRAVHELCTELEARVRAGQTACSERAPRLLLAGSPPLFPNLKVPLLLEKAGAVLVGDEACSSCRLLYDRLAFDEAARYDLLPAVADRYLKPCACPCLTPDGNRLRRLTAQAQRLAADGVVYLTFAGCHLFAMEQGTVGSTFAGLGLPMLAIETDFSPEDTGQLSTRVEAFIESIRARKRRRA